A portion of the Euwallacea similis isolate ESF13 chromosome 8, ESF131.1, whole genome shotgun sequence genome contains these proteins:
- the LOC136410511 gene encoding uncharacterized protein, with amino-acid sequence MIKLIKFAILFTLCLFPIIITSDFRINPLKIRPTPLIINSQNEVLYPDSGSSGISLPAGQKITIACPGSQLLEQNILLAEYITATCLENNYLNSAGRKLDFYSLHCQRIPENTIRTTHKTCAEGGKEIEIGYLIPENQTFVRQIRVCFDDVNLTPVYSQYILTSKINNRHSRVPRQFFEEDGFYSTQSSLATLYNRNVERRTINTLLGLDSRSDTYIKDHGDNRFINRGHLAAQGDFVYDFQQLATFHYVNSAPQWASINGGNWNELEISLRQLANSSSTDFDVYTGVHGVSTLRHSKTNEKTNLYLHTENNKNLMPVPQLFWKLIQSRTDGKSIVVVSINNIYEIDDFLDFVCNDVSDNVSWFNENLRRQKRNRVLGYMYACSVTEFCGRIKGCSRVHARGLLL; translated from the exons ATgatcaaattaataaagttcGCTATTTTGTTTACTTTGTGCTTGTTCCCCATTATAATTACCTCAG ACTTCCGAATAAATCCTCTTAAAATCAGACCCACACCTCTCATAATTAATTCTCAAAATGAGGTGCTGTACCCAGATTCCGGTAGCTCTGGCATCTCATTGCCGGCTGGACAGAAAATTACTATTGCCTGTCCTGGAAGTCAATTACTagaacaaaacattttattagcAGAATACATTACGGCAACATGtctggaaaataattatttaaattccgcAGGACGTAAACTGGACTTTTATTCCTTGCACTGTCAACGAATACCTGAGAACACTATAAGAACTACTCATAAAACATGTGCCGAGGGTGGCAAAGAAATCGAAATCGGTTACCTCATTCCTGAAAATCAGACCTTTGTTAGGCAGATAAGGGTTTGCTTTGATGACGTCAATCTCACTCCAGTTTATTCCCAATATATTTTGACttcgaaaattaataatcgTCATTCACGAGTGCCGAGACAATTCTTTGAAGAAGATGGTTTCTACTCCACTCAGAGCAGCTTGGCTACATTGTACAATAGAAATGTAGAACGAAGAACTATTAACACCCTCTTGGGTTTGGATAGCAGATCTGACACATACATAAAGGATCATGGTGACAACAGATTTATCAATAGAGGCCACCTCGCAGCACAGGGGGACTTCGTCTATGATTTTCAGCAGTTAGCAACGTTTCACTACGTAAATTCGGCTCCTCAATGGGCTTCTATCAATGGAGGCAATTGGAATGAGTTAGAAATCAGCCTGAGACAACTGGCTAATTCCTCAAGTACAGATTTTGATGTTTACACTGGAGTTCATGGAGTATCAACATTGAGACATTCGAAAACCAAcgaaaaaactaatttatatCTGCACACAGAGAATAATAAGAATCTCATGCCGGTTCCTCAATTATTTTGGAAGTTGATCCAAAGCAGGACAGATGGAAAATCCATTGTTGTTGTCtcaattaacaatatttatgAGATTGATGATTTTCTTGATTTCGTTTGTAATGATGTGTCTGATAATGTCTCGtggtttaatgaaaatctcAGAAGACAGAAGAGGAATCGTGTGTTAGGATACATGTACGCTTGTTCAGTTACGGAGTTCTGTGGAAGGATAAAAGGGTGTTCACGTGTGCATGCAAGAGGTCTGTTGCTATGA
- the LOC136410510 gene encoding uncharacterized protein: protein MPNLPNTIENNSNPTWKEKYKRLAYILFSPSGDRGKMVSKTVTFICIVIAIVVTAGVVVGIMYWLMDYSHEDNDLPITECVFYPFEANPHPLFVLSGTSSLLFPTWPEKVLRIPAGQNVDFICPGKTIFIRETDSESEILVGTCSSDTKFQIGSDLVEWADLRCSDYNWRDIRHTGNTCATDGKELESGFSVSDGRFIRTLTICFNPAMQIAYYTYINQTSAINHRVLDTPRPRFLQGSALYTIGSVTNLYYRNNQRATVNRLLNLTDDSQVYIEDDTEFFLARGHMTARGDGYYAAQQNATFFMSNIAPQWQKFNAWNWNQIEMDVREYASINGVDLQVWTGVYGVTTLPNAITGEPTELYLFVNQTSKALPVPEIFWKVAYNPISEKGVALIGVNNPYNATFNKLCFDVSDKLTWLHCDRNNQELGFCYACTITSLRYVVSYIPYVAERGLLFMQNLTFLLFWYHIALGAIMIKNECVIDPFEVDPHPLIVLSGSSDWSYPEPGENVLRFDLGTSIDFLCPGRNVLINNKSTRSPILMALCISEATFQTSDGDLVRWKSLRCSGHPWRDIRDNGRTCASDGIELEVGFFLGDGRFLNFLMICFNVELQIAYYTFITQTAAINQRIQGTPRPSWLQGSEIYSMEKIKNIYSRDQQKRTINKQIGLSSSSNKFIKKSGNYFLARGHLTARSDGFYAAQQNATFYMQNIAPQWHTFNGGNWNQVEVNLRDYIELTGENLWVWTGVHGVTTLPHQLTGEDTELYLFIDSNTKAVPVPEIFYKVAFNPLTRAGVVLIGVNNPYIEEFMPLCEDVSEYLPWFTCKSSLVGGYCYACTIDSFREVVDVLPRLSVKALLV from the exons ATGCCTAATCTTCCCAATACTATCGAAAATAACAGCAATCCCACGTGgaaggaaaaatataaaaggtTAGCTTACATTTTATTCAGTCCTTCTGGTGATCGTGGCAAAATGGTATCCAAAACAGTTACTTTTATTTGTATCGTCATTGCCATAGTGGTCACTGCAGGGGTAGTTGTGGGAATCATGTATTGGTTAATGGACTACAGTCATGAAGACAACGACCTACCTATCACAG aaTGCGTCTTTTATCCATTTGAGGCAAACCCGCATCCACTGTTTGTTCTCTCAGGAACCTCCTCCTTGCTTTTTCCCACATGGCCGGAAAAAGTTCTGAGAATTCCTGCAGGGCAAAACGTTGACTTCATTTGTCCAGGAAAGACAATTTTCATTAGAGAAACCGACTCAGAAAGCGAGATTTTAGTTGGGACATGCTCTTCAGACACAAAATTCCAGATTGGCAGTGATTTAGTTGAATGGGCTGATCTACGATGCAGCGACTACAATTGGAGAGATATTCGACATACTGGAAACACTTGCGCTACAGACGGAAAGGAACTTGAGAGCGGCTTCTCAGTCTCTGATGGCAGATTCATAAGGACTTTAACCATTTGCTTTAATCCTGCTATGCAGATTGCTTATTACACTTATATCAATCAGACATCTGCAATAAATCACAGGGTGCTTGATACTCCAAGGCCGAGATTTTTGCAAGGAAGTGCATTGTATACCATAGGATCTGTTACAAATCTGTATTATAGGAACAATCAGAGAGCCACCGTGAATCGATTGTTGAATCTGACAGATGATTCGCAGGTTTATATTGAAGACGATACTGAATTCTTTTTGGCCAGAGGTCACATGACAGCCAGAGGTGATGGATATTATGCTGCTCAACAGAATGCTACGTTCTTCATGTCGAATATTGCTCCTCAATGGCAGAAATTTAATGCATGGAATTGGAATCAAATTGAGATGGATGTTAGGGAGTATGCCTCAATAAATGGAGTAGACTTGCAg GTTTGGACAGGAGTGTATGGAGTGACAACCCTGCCCAACGCAATAACTGGAGAACCAACAGAGTTGTACTTGTTCGTAAACCAAACATCGAAAGCTCTACCAGTTCCAGAGATATTTTGGAAAGTAGCTTATAACCCCATATCTGAAAAAGGCGTGGCACTGATAGGAGTGAATAATCCATACAATGCGACTTTCAACAAATTGTGCTTTGATGTTTCTGATAAGTTGACCTGGCTGCATTGTGATAGGAATAATCAAGAGTTGGGATTCTGTTATGCTTGTACTATTACAAGCTTGAGATACGTAGTGTCTTATATACCATATGTTGCCGAAAGGGGATTATTGTT CATGCAAAATCTAACTTTCCTTCTTTTTTGGTACCATATAGCCCTTGGCGCAATAATGATAAAGAATG AATGTGTGATCGACCCATTCGAAGTAGACCCCCACCCCTTGATAGTTTTATCGGGTAGTAGTGACTGGAGTTATCCAGAACCGGGTGAAAATGTCTTGAGATTCGACTTAGGTACCTCTATCGACTTTTTATGCCCTGGTCGTAATGTTCTGATCAACAACAAGTCCACCAGAAGCCCAATTTTGATGGCCCTTTGTATTTCTGAAGCAACCTTCCAGACCAGTGATGGAGATTTGGTGAGATGGAAGTCGCTCAGATGCAGTGGCCACCCCTGGAGGGATATCAGAGACAATGGGCGTACTTGCGCAAGTGACGGTATAGAATTAGAGGTCGGGTTCTTTCTAGGAGATGGAAGGTTCTTGAATTTCCTCATGATCTGCTTCAATGTGGAGCTGCAGATTGCTTACTATACTTTTATAACCCAGACTGCTGCCATCAATCAAAGAATACAGGGAACTCCTAGACCTAGCTGGCTTCAAGGCTCTGAAATCTACTCTATGgagaaaattaagaatatttacTCGAGAGATCAGCAGAAAAGGACTATAAATAAGCAAATAGGACTTTCATCTTCctcaaataaattcataaaaaaatctggtaATTACTTCTTGGCGAGGGGACATTTGACGGCAAGATCTGATGGGTTCTACGCAGCACAACAAAACGCGACTTTTTATATGCAAAACATTGCTCCCCAATGGCACACCTTCAACGGGGGCAATTGGAATCAAGTTGAAGTAAACTTAAGGGATTATATAGAGCTAACAGGTGAAAACCTCTGGGTTTGGACGGGTGTGCATGGAGTTACCACACTACCTCATCAACTAACTGGGGAAGACACTGAGTTGTACCTGTTCATCGATTCCAACACCAAGGCTGTTCCAGTTCCTGAGATTTTCTACAAAGTCGCCTTCAACCCTCTAACACGCGCAGGGGTTGTTTTGATAGGTGTTAATAATCCCTATATTGAAGAATTCATGCCATTGTGTGAAGATGTTTCTGAATATTTGCCATGGTTTACTTGCAAAAGCAGTCTGGTAGGTGGGTATTGCTATGCTTGTACTATAGACAGTTTCCGGGAGGTTGTCGATGTTTTGCCTAGATTGTCTGTTAAAGCATTGTTAGTTTAA
- the LOC136410613 gene encoding uncharacterized protein — protein sequence MVPLVLVLLLSPTVFAKVIPQYTNANAVKAAVACEIDPFSGGSPTPLIIRGEEFVYPTASGESTLKFSEGETVDFACPGGRLVLDGATTTLDVATASCVTGARFTINNAKYLWWQVQCSTNPVSSGRFTGNGCEVGRSEVELGFEISSTRFARTMLVCFDKDTETAIYSYYDLIPAIRQQVTGVSRPSFTQGTDIFTLSNVNNLYTTSTQRVTINGLLGLPSNDYTYIQNNNNYFLSRGHLTARSDFFYAAQQNSTFHFANVLPQWQTFNGFNWDQTETDLQDYASTNNVHLQVWTGGWGVTTLPHAITGEDTELYLYVNGGDKALPVPDLYWKVAYNPVSRNGVVLIGVNNPYKDASDIDKFCDDKSDLLSWLKWRKDDQARGISWACTVTDFRRIVPNFPELDISGLLI from the exons ATGGTACCCTTAGTTCTGGTCCTCCTCCTGAGCCCCACTGTTTTTGCAAAGGTTATACCTCAGTATACCAATGCTAATGCAGTGAAAGCGG CTGTGGCGTGTGAGATTGACCCCTTCTCAGGAGGCTCACCAACTCCTTTGATAATAAGAGGGGAGGAATTCGTGTACCCAACAGCATCTGGAGAAAGCACCTTGAAGTTCTCTGAGGGGGAAACCGTAGATTTCGCTTGTCCGGGAGGTCGGCTTGTTCTGGACGGAGCTACTACTACCCTTGATGTCGCTACAGCATCCTGTGTCACTGGAGCTAGATTCACTATTAACAATGCTAAGTATTTGTGGTGGCAAGTTCAATGTTCTACCAACCCAGTTTCAAGTGGAAGGTTCACCGGAAATGGCTGTGAGGTTGGAAGATCTGAAGTTGAACTTGGGTTTGAAATTAGCTCTACGAGGTTCGCTAGGACTATGCTGGTGTGCTTTGATAAGGACACTGAGACTGCCATCTACAGTTACTATGACTTGATTCCAGCGATACGCCAACAGGTTACAG GTGTATCACGTCCTAGTTTCACTCAAGGCACTGATATCTTCACCTTAAGCAATGTTAACAACCTCTATACTACCTCCACACAAAGAGTTACCATTAACGGACTTTTGGGGCTACCCTCCAATGATTACACTTACATTCAAAACAATAACAACTATTTCCTGTCCAGGGGCCATTTAACAGCTAGAAGTGACTTCTTTTATGCTGCTCAGCAGAACAGCACCTTCCACTTTGCCAATGTCCTACCCCAATGGCAAACATTCAACGGCTTCAACTGGGACCAGACTGAAACTGATTTGCAAGATTATGCTTCAACTAACAACGTGCATCTTCAAGTTTGGACCGGTGGATGGGGAGTAACCACCCTACCTCATGCAATTACTGGAGAGGATACTGAGCTTTATCTCTATGTAAATGGAGGTGACAAAGCTCTGCCAGTTCCAGACTTGTACTGGAAGGTTGCATACAATCCTGTATCTAGAAATGGGGTTGTCTTAATTGGGGTGAATAACCCTTATAAAGATGCAAGCGATATCGATAAGTTCTGCGATGATAAATCGGATTTGTTGTCATGGTTGAAATGGAGGAAGGATGACCAGGCTAGGGGAATATCATGGGCTTGTACCGTTACAGATTTTAGAAGAATTGTGCCAAATTTCCCTGAGTTGGATATCAGTGGACTGCTAATTTAA
- the LOC136410512 gene encoding uncharacterized protein: MMFKHQPIMCPWVSSQPYPSAELLKNKLDHLSKKHSANNSSKKPEHLSSTSYATLWKSSSSTHFFYFLRLMQLFPDTHPATLHTVLTLSGHNFFFAIDKLLYAQKCKIDLNRTLSGHGQTGGRRPSPYARPAPSGLRYQPLTKNMPTDPTGVQRIIGMTEKPCLRVQSGENEQVGVIDGQHMGNRVSQICLDAPARLGHETQTFIETENHEMIEIVCFDNDRSLLKQGQNIHEDSIDSETFDQDVENIVPTIGEGMSLGPMEDDSDPPVIIVDTMPDTDVTLDCINEETCGHYLPREDKAGDQSNVERSYISASRSVHKYPSTLNFLIENRTFDGFVSMETLTSLGITHKNVLMFFLVGANYVN; this comes from the exons ATGATGTTCAAACATCAGCCAATTATGTGCCCTTGGGTCTCGAGTCAACCGTATCCATCAGCAGAGCTGctcaaaaataaacttgacCACCTATCGAAGAAACATTCTGCCAATAACTCATCG AAGAAACCTGAGCACCTGTCTTCAACCTCTTATGCCACTCTGTGGAAATCGTCCTCGTCAACCCACTTTTTCTACTTCCTGCGCCTGATGCAGCTATTTCCGGACACTCATCCAGCCACCCTTCACACTGTACTAACTTTGAGCGGCCACAACTTTTTCTTTGCCATTGATAAGTTGTTATACGCTCAGAAATGTAAGATTGACCTCAACCGTACGTTGAGCGGCCACGGGCAAACTGG GGGAAGACGTCCCTCACCATACGCTAGACCAGCCCCGTCAGGTCTCAGGTATCAACCACTGACCAAAAATATGCCCACAGATCCTACAGGAGTGCAGAGGATCATTGGTATGACCGAGAAACCTTGCTTGAGAGTACAATCTGGGGAAAATGAGCAGGTTGGCGTTATAGATGGTCAGCACATGGGGAATAGAGTTTCGCAGATTTGCCTTGATGCTCCTGCCAGGTTGGGGCATG AGACCCAGACGTTCATTGAAACAGAAAATCATGAGATGATAGAAATCGTCTGTTTTGACAATGACCGCTCATTGCTGAAGCAGGGTCAGAACATTCATGAGGACTCTATAGATAGTGAGACTTTTGATCAAGACGTGGAGAATATTGTTCCAACCATTGGAGAAGGAATGTCTCTGGGTCCCATGGAGGACGACTCAGACCCTCCCGTTATTATTGTGGATACCATGCCCGATACAGACGTTACACTTGATTGTATAAACGAAG AAACGTGTGGACATTATTTACCGCGTGAAGACAAAGCGGGTGACCAGAGCAACGTGGAGAGATCGTATATAAGTGCGTCCAGATCGGTCCATAAATATCCCtcaactttgaactttttgattgaaaatagaACTTTCGACGGCTTTGTTAGTATGGAAACTTTGACCAGCTTAGGCATTactcataaaaatgttttaatgttCTTTTTGGTTGGTGCGAACTATGTTAATTAG